In the bacterium genome, one interval contains:
- a CDS encoding acyl-CoA dehydrogenase family protein, whose amino-acid sequence MDFAFSEEQELMRRTLHDLLGRVCPPDYAMACDQEGRAPREAFQALAQDGWIGLAIPEEYGGQGRGMTDLAILLEVAGYHYGDLGSWIFRNVSHGGVAILLNGTEEQKRDILPRTASGQAHFAFGLTRGRTPRRSPPAPTGTGAVSGSAERRTSPRAWMSPPTSCS is encoded by the coding sequence ATGGATTTCGCCTTTTCCGAAGAACAGGAGCTGATGCGCCGCACCCTCCACGACCTTCTCGGCCGGGTCTGCCCGCCGGATTACGCCATGGCCTGCGACCAGGAGGGGCGCGCCCCCCGCGAGGCGTTCCAGGCCCTCGCCCAGGACGGATGGATCGGCCTCGCCATCCCGGAAGAATACGGCGGCCAGGGAAGGGGCATGACCGACCTGGCCATTCTCCTTGAGGTGGCCGGCTACCACTACGGCGACCTGGGGAGCTGGATCTTCCGCAACGTCTCTCACGGCGGGGTGGCCATCCTCCTGAACGGCACCGAGGAGCAGAAAAGGGATATCCTCCCGCGCACGGCGAGCGGCCAGGCCCATTTCGCCTTCGGACTGACGCGGGGTCGGACGCCGCGGCGGTCTCCACCAGCGCCGACCGGAACGGGAGCGGTTTCCGGATCAGCGGAACGAAGAACTTCACCTCGGGCATGGATGTCGCCACCCACATCCTGCTCGTGA